A genomic segment from Geitlerinema sp. PCC 7407 encodes:
- a CDS encoding F0F1 ATP synthase subunit A: protein MEVSPDNVVFYAWEMMVINATLIFTWLTMALLAVLSGWVTQRLAVRPQLPPWQDFLEMIVDGMYSQIGEITQQDPEPYLSFVGTLFLFIVTSNLLTVVPGYQAPTGSLSTTVALALCVFVAVPIFGIRQQGLKRYLKAYIEPTPIMLPFQIIGEFSRTLALAVRLFGNIMSGNLLAAILLSLVPLFVPVAMHVLGLVFGLIQAYVFAMLALVYIASAASVQHQSHSVSTQETGHE from the coding sequence ATGGAAGTGAGTCCTGATAATGTGGTGTTTTATGCCTGGGAGATGATGGTTATCAATGCCACGCTGATCTTTACGTGGCTGACCATGGCGCTGCTGGCGGTGCTGTCGGGTTGGGTAACCCAGCGACTAGCCGTTCGCCCCCAGCTGCCTCCCTGGCAAGACTTTTTAGAGATGATTGTCGACGGCATGTACAGCCAGATTGGCGAGATTACTCAGCAAGATCCAGAGCCCTATTTATCGTTTGTTGGGACGCTTTTTCTATTTATTGTGACTTCAAATTTGCTGACGGTGGTTCCTGGCTATCAAGCTCCCACGGGATCTCTGTCGACCACAGTGGCTTTGGCGCTCTGTGTCTTCGTAGCAGTTCCCATTTTTGGCATTCGTCAGCAGGGCCTAAAGCGCTATTTAAAGGCCTATATAGAACCCACTCCTATCATGCTGCCATTTCAGATAATTGGGGAATTTTCGAGGACTTTGGCGCTGGCGGTGCGGCTGTTTGGCAATATTATGAGCGGCAATTTGTTGGCGGCAATTTTGCTGTCTCTAGTGCCTCTGTTTGTGCCGGTGGCAATGCATGTTTTAGGGCTGGTTTTTGGGTTGATTCAGGCCTATGTTTTCGCAATGCTGGCCTTGGTCTATATCGCTTCGGCGGCTAGTGTCCAGCACCAATCTCACTCGGTTTCTACACAGGAGACGGGTCATGAGTGA
- a CDS encoding ATP synthase F0 subcomplex subunit B: MLIQWFTVFAQVFNFLILVLLLRWLLYKPILKVMHKRQTQLEERWQAAERLQAEAQQAIAVYEQQQQDLQNQRAALLAEAQVAADQERYQQLAQIRQEMADRRALWQAELSQEQEAFLRTLRQKVIYQTWAIARQALSDLAGAELEQQIVRRFCDRLRHLEEPQQQAIAQALDQTHQPIAIRSSFEMSPDLRHQVMEALQAQFAIAPALEFGLSPSLLCGIEIKLPGQEIVWSLDTYLQTLEQHLSTALRQGGASHDELHLSAGAGRLS, encoded by the coding sequence GTGTTAATTCAGTGGTTTACTGTCTTTGCCCAAGTGTTTAATTTTCTGATCTTGGTGCTGCTGCTGCGGTGGCTGCTCTATAAGCCGATCCTCAAGGTGATGCACAAGCGCCAGACACAGCTGGAGGAGCGATGGCAGGCGGCTGAGCGGCTGCAAGCGGAGGCTCAGCAGGCGATCGCAGTCTATGAGCAACAGCAGCAAGATCTCCAAAATCAGCGGGCTGCGCTGCTAGCAGAGGCGCAGGTGGCGGCAGACCAGGAGCGCTATCAGCAGCTGGCCCAGATTCGCCAGGAAATGGCCGATCGGCGGGCGCTGTGGCAAGCGGAGCTCTCTCAGGAACAGGAGGCATTTTTGCGGACTCTGCGCCAAAAAGTGATCTATCAAACCTGGGCGATCGCTCGCCAAGCCCTGAGCGATCTGGCAGGTGCTGAGCTAGAGCAGCAGATCGTTCGCCGGTTTTGCGATCGCCTGCGTCATCTGGAGGAGCCCCAGCAGCAGGCGATCGCCCAGGCCCTGGACCAAACTCATCAGCCTATCGCGATTCGCAGCAGTTTTGAGATGTCGCCGGACCTGCGCCATCAGGTCATGGAAGCGCTACAAGCCCAGTTTGCGATCGCCCCTGCCCTGGAGTTTGGGCTCTCCCCCAGCCTGCTCTGCGGGATCGAAATCAAGCTGCCTGGCCAGGAAATTGTCTGGAGCCTGGATACCTATCTCCAAACCCTTGAGCAGCATCTCTCTACCGCCCTCAGACAAGGGGGAGCCTCTCATGATGAACTCCACCTCTCAGCGGGTGCAGGCCGTCTGTCATGA
- a CDS encoding F0F1 ATP synthase subunit C: protein MSDLALIGAVSMVTAGLTIAIGSIGPALGEGMAVARALGAIAQQPDKTNTITRTLFVGLAMVESTAIYCFVVSMILLFVNPFWNHFLGN from the coding sequence ATGAGTGATCTAGCCTTGATTGGCGCAGTTTCAATGGTGACGGCCGGTTTGACGATCGCGATCGGCTCGATCGGACCAGCTCTGGGCGAGGGAATGGCGGTGGCGAGAGCGCTGGGCGCGATCGCTCAGCAGCCCGACAAAACGAATACCATTACCCGCACATTATTTGTCGGGCTGGCCATGGTGGAATCAACGGCAATTTATTGCTTTGTTGTGTCAATGATTTTGCTGTTTGTTAATCCATTTTGGAATCATTTTTTGGGGAACTGA
- a CDS encoding ATP synthase subunit I translates to MVVFPLGFGLGIFYFSCLWFTVQHLVRTRHPVLLMVGSGVVRLSTALVGFYWLVDGRWERLLLALGGFLVARSLLIARWRPQTSLIALRPLEE, encoded by the coding sequence ATGGTGGTATTCCCCCTTGGGTTTGGCTTGGGAATCTTCTATTTCAGCTGTCTGTGGTTCACCGTGCAGCACCTGGTCCGAACTCGTCACCCTGTGCTGCTGATGGTGGGTAGTGGCGTGGTGCGCCTGAGTACTGCTCTGGTGGGTTTCTATTGGCTGGTGGATGGCCGCTGGGAGCGCCTGCTGCTGGCTCTGGGGGGATTTCTGGTGGCGCGCAGCTTGCTCATCGCTCGCTGGCGACCCCAAACATCTCTCATTGCGCTTCGACCTCTGGAGGAGTGA